A single region of the Brassica rapa cultivar Chiifu-401-42 chromosome A03, CAAS_Brap_v3.01, whole genome shotgun sequence genome encodes:
- the LOC103858100 gene encoding uncharacterized protein LOC103858100 isoform X1, protein MALHLLLVLSSYMFLTQVVEGNLDDFDCVDVYKQPAFQHPLLKHHKIQEIFNLDEILDRKNEYETNYQSCPKGTVPLLKQINGTKSVHLDTVEYPGQHFATIETVLDGSIYRGAQANISLHSLNLQENQYSKSQIWLENGPRNELNSIQVGWAVHPRLYGDTRTRFTMYWTADGYKNSGCYNIQCPGFVIVTQIPWIGKAFSRTSIYGSNESVSFTPQVFQDGISGNWGLKILNEVIGYWPKELFTHLNEGASLIRFGGNTFMSPDGISPPMGNGYFPVIDFQKSSYFLHVKVKNSNYQLVDIEDGKTRLYSDSYQCYRLTYWGYFKSNGVSFSFGGPGGDCGT, encoded by the exons ATGGCTTTACATCTACTCCTCGTTCTATCTTCTTATATGTTTTTAACGCAAGTGGTTGAAGGAAACCTCGAT GATTTTGATTGTGTTGATGTATACAAACAACCAGCTTTCCAACATCCATTGCTGAAACACCATAAGATTCAG GAAATTTTCAACCTGGATGAAATTCTTGATAGAAAAAATGAATATGAAACGAATTATCAAAGTTGTCCAAAAGGAACAGTGCCACtcttaaaacaaataaatggaACTAAGAGCGTTCATCTTGACACAGTCGAGTATCCGGGCCAACAC TTTGCAACAATCGAGACCGTTTTGGATGGGAGCATATATCGAGGAGCACAAGCTAACATAAGTCTTCATAGCTTAAATCTGCAGGAAAACCAGTACAGTAAAAGTCAAATTTGGTTAGAGAATGGACCCCGTAATGAACTCAATAGCATTCAAGTTGGTTGGGCA gTACATCCAAGATTGTATGGTGACACTCGCACGAGATTTACAATGTACTGGACC GCGGATGGTTATAAAAACTCTGGATGCTATAACATACAATGTCCTGGCTTTGTTATTGTAACTCAAATCCCTTGGATTGGAAAAGCGTTTTCTAGAACCTCTATTTATGGTAGTAATGAATCAGTTTCTTTCACACCGCAAGTATTCCAG GATGGCATAAGTGGAAACTGGGGATTAAAAATACTCAACGAAGTAATTGGTTACTGGCCCAAAGAATTATTTACACATTTAAACGAAGGAGCATCTTTAATACGTTTTGGAGGAAACACATTTATGTCTCCGGATGGAATTAGTCCTCCAATGGGAAATGGGTATTTTCCGGTTATCGACTTTCAGAAAAGTTCATATTTTCTACATGTCAAAGTTAAGAACTCGAACTATCAATTAGTTGATATTGAAGACGGGAAAACAAGACTTTATTCAGATTCGTACCAGTGTTATAGATTAACGTATTGGGGTTATTTCAAGTCGAATGGAGTATCCTTCTCCTTTGGAGGTCCAGGTGGAGACTGTGGTACTTGA
- the LOC103858100 gene encoding uncharacterized protein LOC103858100 isoform X2 gives MALHLLLVLSSYMFLTQVVEGNLDDFDCVDVYKQPAFQHPLLKHHKIQEIFNLDEILDRKNEYETNYQSCPKGTVPLLKQINGTKSVHLDTVEYPGQHFATIETVLDGSIYRGAQANISLHSLNLQENQYSKSQIWLENGPRNELNSIQVGWAVHPRLYGDTRTRFTMYWTDGISGNWGLKILNEVIGYWPKELFTHLNEGASLIRFGGNTFMSPDGISPPMGNGYFPVIDFQKSSYFLHVKVKNSNYQLVDIEDGKTRLYSDSYQCYRLTYWGYFKSNGVSFSFGGPGGDCGT, from the exons ATGGCTTTACATCTACTCCTCGTTCTATCTTCTTATATGTTTTTAACGCAAGTGGTTGAAGGAAACCTCGAT GATTTTGATTGTGTTGATGTATACAAACAACCAGCTTTCCAACATCCATTGCTGAAACACCATAAGATTCAG GAAATTTTCAACCTGGATGAAATTCTTGATAGAAAAAATGAATATGAAACGAATTATCAAAGTTGTCCAAAAGGAACAGTGCCACtcttaaaacaaataaatggaACTAAGAGCGTTCATCTTGACACAGTCGAGTATCCGGGCCAACAC TTTGCAACAATCGAGACCGTTTTGGATGGGAGCATATATCGAGGAGCACAAGCTAACATAAGTCTTCATAGCTTAAATCTGCAGGAAAACCAGTACAGTAAAAGTCAAATTTGGTTAGAGAATGGACCCCGTAATGAACTCAATAGCATTCAAGTTGGTTGGGCA gTACATCCAAGATTGTATGGTGACACTCGCACGAGATTTACAATGTACTGGACC GATGGCATAAGTGGAAACTGGGGATTAAAAATACTCAACGAAGTAATTGGTTACTGGCCCAAAGAATTATTTACACATTTAAACGAAGGAGCATCTTTAATACGTTTTGGAGGAAACACATTTATGTCTCCGGATGGAATTAGTCCTCCAATGGGAAATGGGTATTTTCCGGTTATCGACTTTCAGAAAAGTTCATATTTTCTACATGTCAAAGTTAAGAACTCGAACTATCAATTAGTTGATATTGAAGACGGGAAAACAAGACTTTATTCAGATTCGTACCAGTGTTATAGATTAACGTATTGGGGTTATTTCAAGTCGAATGGAGTATCCTTCTCCTTTGGAGGTCCAGGTGGAGACTGTGGTACTTGA
- the LOC103858099 gene encoding UDP-glycosyltransferase 74F2: MEKERGHVLAVPYPTQGHITPIRQFCKRLISKGLKTTLTLTTFIFKSIKPDPSGPVPIATISDGYDDHGFDPSGSIHDYLQNFKTFGSKTIADIIRKHQTSDNPITCIVYDAFMPWALDVAREFGLAATPFFTQSCAVNFVYYLSYINEGILKLPVVDLPFLELQDLPSFLSVSGSYPAYFEMVLQQFTNFEKADFILVNTFQELEPHEKELLSNVCHVLTIGPTIPSMYLDQRIKSDTAYDLNIFDSKDAAFCTSWLDTRPQGSVVYVAFGSLAELNNAQMEELASAVSNFNFLWVVRGSEEAKLPSGFLETVDKDKGLVLKWSPQLEVLSNKAIGCFLTHCGWNSTMEALTFGVPMVAMPQWTDQPMNAKYIQDVWKAGVCVKIDNESGIAKRGEIEFSIKEVMEGEKSEEMKENAKKWRDLAVKSLSEGGSTDVNIDTFVSKVQSK; this comes from the exons atggagaaggagaggGGACATGTATTGGCAGTGCCATATCCAACCCAAGGACACATTACACCAATCCGCCAATTTTGTAAACGACTCATCTCTAAAGGTCTCAAAACCACTCTCACTCTCACCACTTTCATCTTCAAATCCATCAAACCTGACCCATCTGGTCCAGTCCCCATAGCCACCATCTCCGACGGCTATGACGATCACGGCTTCGACCCATCTGGCTCCATCCATGACTACCTCCAAAACTTCAAAACCTTCGGATCCAAAACCATTGCAGACATCATCCGCAAACACCAGACAAGTGATAACCCCATCACTTGTATCGTCTATGATGCTTTCATGCCATGGGCACTCGACGTGGCCCGAGAGTTTGGTTTAGCTGCAACCCCTTTCTTTACGCAGTCATGTGCTGTTAACTTCGTTTACTATCTTTCTTACATAAACGAAGGAATCTTGAAGCTTCCCGTTGTAGACTTGCCTTTTCTTGAGCTCCAAGATTTGCCTTCTTTTTTGTCTGTTTCTGGATCTTATCCTGCTTACTTTGAGATGGTGCTCCAACAGTTTACAAACTTTGAAAAAGCTGATTTCATACTCGTTAATACCTTCCAAGAGCTGGAGCCTCAT GAGAAAGAGTTGTTGTCAAACGTTTGTCATGTATTGACAATTGGTCCGACTATTCCATCGATGTACTTAGACCAAAGGATCAAATCAGACACGGCCTACGATTTGAATATCTTTGATTCAAAAGATGCTGCCTTCTGCACTAGCTGGCTGGACACAAGGCCACAAGGGTCGGTGGTGTATGTAGCATTTGGTAGCTTGGCTGAGCTGAACAATGCGCAGATGGAGGAGCTTGCTTCAGCAGTAAGCAACTTCAACTTCTTGTGGGTTGTCAGAGGTTCAGAGGAGGCAAAACTGCCATCAGGGTTTCTTGAGACAGTGGATAAAGACAAGGGTTTGGTCTTGAAATGGAGTCCTCAGCTTGAAGTTCTATCAAACAAAGCCATCGGTTGTTTCTTGACTCACTGTGGCTGGAACTCAACTATGGAGGCATTAACTTTTGGAGTTCCCATGGTGGCTATGCCTCAGTGGACCGATCAACCTATGAACGCAAAGTACATACAAGATGTGTGGAAGGCTGGAGTCTGTGTGAAGATAGACAATGAGAGTGGGATTGCGAAGAGAGGGGAGATTGAGTTTAGCATTAAGGAAGTGATGGAAGGAGAGAAGAGCGAAGAGATGAAGGAGAATGCGAAGAAATGGAGAGACTTGGCTGTCAAGTCACTCAGTGAAGGAGGCTCTACAGATGTTAACATTGACACATTTGTATCAAAGGTCCAGAGCAAATAA
- the LOC103858103 gene encoding UDP-glycosyltransferase 74F2, with protein sequence MQNKIFYYLHFLFLWTESKLKFSSYYVFIKRKRQKQNYILFLLQRSYLKEEPDKPVYKLSSISQGIFILVTAKHLAREMEKKRGHVLAVPYPTQGHITPIRQFCKRLISKGLKTTLTFTTFVFNSIKPDPSGPVSIATISDGYDQGCESPYTIHEYLQNFKTFGSRTIADIIRKHQTSDSPITCMVYDAFIPWALDVAREFGLAAAPFFTQSCAVNYVYYLSYINHGSLKLPVEDLPFLELQDLPSFLSVSGSYPAFLEMVLQQFTNFEKADFVLINTFQELELHEKELLAKVCHVLTVGPTVPSMYIDQRIKSDKDYDLNLFESKDSAFCISWLNTRPQGSVVYVAFGSIAKLNNVQMEELASAVRNFSFMWVVRDSEEEKLPSGFLETVDKDKSLVLKWSPQLEVLSNKAIGCFLTHCGWNSTMEALAFGVPMVAMPQWTDQPMNAKYIQDAWKVGVSVKTDKESGIAKREEIEFSIKEVMEGEKSEEMKENAKKWRDLAIKSLSEGGSTDINIDAFVSKVLNK encoded by the exons ATgcagaataaaatattttattatttacactTCCTTTTCTTGTGGACAGAAAGCAAATTGAAATTTTCTtcttattatgtttttattaaaaggaaaagacaaaaacaaaactacATCTTGTTTTTATTACAACGCTCTTATCTTAAGGAAGAACCTGACAAACCTGTCTATAAACTCAGCAGTATCTCCCAAGGCATATTCATTTTGGTCACAGCAAAACATTTAGCGAgagagatggagaagaagagaggacATGTATTGGCAGTGCCATACCCAACCCAAGGACACATCACACCAATCCGCCAATTCTGTAAACGACTCATCTCGAAAGGCCTCAAAACCACTCTCACTTTCACCACTTTTGTCTTCAACTCCATCAAACCAGATCCATCTGGTCCAGTCTCCATAGCCACCATCTCCGACGGCTATGACCAGGGCTGCGAGTCACCTTACACCATCCACGAATACCTCCAAAACTTCAAAACCTTCGGCTCCAGAACCATAGCAGACATCATCCGCAAACACCAGACAAGTGATAGTCCCATCACTTGTATGGTCTACGATGCTTTCATTCCATGGGCACTCGACGTTGCCCGAGAGTTTGGTTTAGCTGCGGCTCCTTTCTTTACGCAGTCTTGTGCCGTTAACTACGTTTACTATCTTTCTTACATAAACCATGGAAGCTTGAAGCTTCCCGTTGAAGACTTGCCTTTTCTTGAGCTCCAAGATTTGCCTTCTTTTTTATCTGTTTCTGGATCTTACCCTGCTTTCCTTGAGATGGTGCTCCAACAGTTTACAAACTTTGAAAAAGCTGATTTTGTACTCATTAACACCTTCCAAGAGTTGGAGCTTCAT GAAAAGGAGTTGTTGGCGAAAGTTTGTCATGTGTTGACAGTTGGTCCGACTGTTCCATCAATGTATATAGACCAAAGGATCAAATCAGACAAAGACTATGATCTGAATCTCTTTGAATCGAAAGACTCTGCCTTCTGCATTAGCTGGCTGAACACAAGGCCACAAGGGTCTGTGGTGTATGTAGCATTTGGGAGCATTGCTAAACTGAACAATGTGCAGATGGAGGAGCTTGCTTCAGCAGTTAGAAACTTCAGCTTCATGTGGGTTGTCAGAGATTCAGAAGAGGAAAAACTGCCATCAGGGTTTCTTGAGACAGTGGATAAGGACAAGAGCTTGGTCTTGAAATGGAGTCCTCAGCTTGAAGTTCTATCAAACAAGGCCATTGGTTGTTTCTTAACTCATTGTGGCTGGAACTCAACTATGGAGGCATTAGCCTTTGGGGTTCCCATGGTGGCTATGCCTCAGTGGACTGATCAACCTATGAATGCAAAATACATACAAGATGCGTGGAAGGTTGGAGTTAGTGTGAAGACAGACAAGGAGAGTGGGATTGCCAAGAGGGAGGAGATTGAGTTTAGCATTAAGGAAGTGATGGAAGGAGAGAAGAGCGAAGAGATGAAGGAGAATGCGAAGAAATGGAGAGACTTGGCTATCAAGTCACTCAGTGAAGGAGGCTCTACAGATATTAACATTGACGCATTTGTATCAAAGGTTCTGAACAAATAA
- the LOC103858104 gene encoding probable polygalacturonase At2g43860 — MVYKTSCLLLPLALVFLDFIITSSLAKPIPTTFINVLTYGAKPDGSTDSTKAFLAAWQVACASVNPTTIIVPKGRFLVGNLVFQGKKCTDTPISIRIAGSLIAPEDYRIVASSEQWIWFESVTDVSIYGGILDAQGSSLWNCKNNGGSNCPTGAKTLLFSGSNNININGLTSINSQKFHIVINSCNNVNIDGVKVSADANSPNTDGIHIQSSHLVSITNSRIGTGDDCISIGPGSTHVSIQGIQCGPGHGISIGSLGIAEEEQGVENVTVSNVDFTATSNGVRIKTWAKNSKSFARNIVFQHINMQMVKNPIIIDQHYCFYKPCPKQESGVEVSNVRYEDIHGTSSTDVAVKLDCSKEKPCTGIVMDNVNLALQLVNQPAQASCSNANGLANDVVIPFTPCLKRDILMT; from the exons atggtttataaaacatcatgtcttcttcttcctttggcTCTCGTATTTCTTGATTTCATCATAACCTCATCATTAGCCAAACCTATTCCAACCACATTCATCAACGTCTTAACCTACGGAGCTAAACCAGATGGCTCAACAGACTCAACCAAAGCCTTCTTAGCCGCGTGGCAAGTCGCTTGTGCCTCTGTTAATCCTACAACTATTATCGTACCAAAAGGACGATTCTTGGTCGGAAACCTTGTGTTCCAAGGCAAGAAATGTACGGACACTCCAATATCTATTCGTATAGCCGGATCACTGATTGCTCCCGAAGATTATAGAATTGTCGCAAGCTCAGAACAGTGGATCTGGTTCGAGAGTGTCACTGATGTTTCAATATATGGTGGTATACTTGACGCTCAAGGTTCTAGTTTGTGGAATTGCAAGAACAATGGTGGTAGCAATTGCCCTACCGGTGCCAAG ACTTTGTTGTTTAGTGGGTCGAATAACATCAATATTAACGGTTTAACGTCGATAAACAGCCAGAAATTCCATATAGTAATCAACAGTTGCAATAACGTGAACATAGACGGCGTTAAAGTTTCTGCTGATGCTAATAGCCCTAACACTGATGGGATTCACATCCAATCATCTCACTTAGTTAGTATCACTAACTCAAGAATTGGAACCGGAGACGATTGCATCTCCATAGGTCCAGGATCTACTCATGTTTCCATACAAGGCATCCAATGCGGTCCAGGCCACGGAATCAG TATCGGAAGTCTTGGGATAGCAGAGGAAGAACAAGGAGTGGAGAATGTGACAGTGAGTAACGTGGATTTCACGGCAACTAGTAATGGAGTTAGGATCAAGACATGGGCGAAAAACAGCAAGAGTTTCGCTAGAAACATCGTTTTTCAGCATATTAATATGCAGATGGTTAAGAACCCGATCATCATAGACCAACACTATTGTTTTTACAAACCTTGCCCTAAACAG GAGTCTGGAGTTGAAGTATCAAATGTGAGATATGAAGATATACACGGGACATCGAGTACGGATGTGGCGGTTAAGTTGGATTGCAGTAAGGAGAAACCCTGTACCGGTATTGTAATGGACAATGTGAATCTCGCCTTGCAACTGGTGAACCAACCGGCTCAGGCTTCTTGTAGTAATGCAAACGGATTAGCTAATGATGTCGTCATCCCGTTTACTCCTTGTCTGAAGAGAGACATACTTATGACATGA
- the LOC103858105 gene encoding polygalacturonase: protein MASLLVLFVFFFISSCSAQSYNVLSFGAKPDGKTDATKAFMAVWETACASSRPVTIVVPKGRFLLRSLNFDGSKCKPKPVTFRIDGSLVAPADYRVIGNEDYWIFFQHLDGVTVYGGVFDAQGTSLWDCKKSGKNCPSGATTIGFQSSSNVVVSGLTSLNSQMFHVVINGCNNVKLQGVKVLAAGDSPNTDGIHVQSSSTVSIFNTKISTGDDCVSIGPGTNGLWIENVACGPGHGISIGSLGKDSVEEGVQNVTVKTVTFTGTDNGVRIKSWARPSSGFARDIRFQHCVMNNVGNPILIDQNYCPRNENCPRQVSGIKISDVLFVDIHGTSATEVGVKLDCSPKKPCTGIRLEDVKLTYRNKPAASACVHAGGIEAGFLQPNCL from the exons ATGGCTTCCCTTCTTGttctcttcgtcttcttcttcatctcctctTGTTCTGCTCAATCCTACAATGTCTTGTCTTTTGGAGCTAAACCGGACGGAAAAACAGACGCAACTAAAGCGTTTATGGCGGTTTGGGAAACCGCTTGTGCCTCGTCTCGTCCAGTAACCATTGTAGTTCCTAAAGGCCGGTTCTTGTTAAGGAGCCTTAACTTCGACGGTTCCAAGTGCAAGCCTAAGCCTGTTACATTCCGTATCGACGGTTCGTTGGTGGCTCCGGCTGATTATCGAGTAATCGGAAATGAAGACTACTGGATTTTTTTCCAGCATCTCGACGGCGTCACCGTCTACGGCGGAGTTTTTGACGCTCAAGGAACTTCTCTATGGGATTGTAAAAAATCCGGCAAGAATTGCCCCAGCGGAGCCACG ACTATAGGGTTTCAAAGCTCAAGCAACGTCGTGGTTTCCGGGCTGACGTCACTCAACAGCCAGATGTTCCACGTCGTCATCAACGGTTGCAACAACGTAAAGCTTCAAGGAGTTAAAGTATTAGCCGCAGGAGACAGCCCCAACACAGACGGTATCCACGTTCAGTCTTCCTCAACCGTCTCTATCTTCAATACAAAAATTTCCACCGGCGACGATTGTGTCTCCATCGGTCCAGGAACTAACGGTCTATGGATCGAAAATGTCGCATGTGGTCCGGGTCACGGCATCAG CATTGGGAGCTTGGGGAAAGATAGCGTGGAGGAAGGTGTACAGAACGTGACAGTTAAAACGGTGACGTTTACGGGAACAGATAACGGAGTCAGGATCAAATCATGGGCCAGGCCCAGTAGTGGATTCGCTAGGGACATCCGTTTTCAACATTGTGTTATGAACAACGTAGGGAACCCAATCCTTATCGACCAAAACTATTGTCCTCGTAACGAAAATTGCCCTCGCCAG gtTTCGGGTATCAAAATCAGCGATGTGTTGTTCGTAGATATACATGGAACATCGGCGACTGAAGTTGGAGTGAAACTTGATTGTAGTCCAAAGAAACCGTGTACCGGAATTAGACTTGAGGATGTGAAATTAACGTACCGGAATAAACCGGCTGCATCGGCTTGTGTTCACGCAGGAGGAATCGAAGCCGGATTTCTTCAGCCAAACTGCCTTTGA